The window TCTGCGCCAAATCGGGACGGCCAACATCTCCTAAAAACAAGGTATCACCGCTGAATAAAGCTTTTTCTTTTCCCGTTTCATCAATCAATAAAAAAGAAGAGCTTTCCAGCGTGTGCCCCGGCGTGTGAAGCACTTTAATTTTTATTTTCCCTAATTCAAAAATCTGATTGTCTTGGGCTATAATAGCATCGAATTCCGGTTTTGCAGTTGGCCCGTAAACAATTGGAGCGTTTGTTTTTCTACTCAAATCAATATGACCGCTTACAAAATCTGCATGAAAATGAGTTTCAAAAATATATTTCAGCTTAACATTATCTTTTTCCAGTCTTTCAATGTACGGTTTGGTTTCTCTTAAAGGGTCTATAATTACCGCTTCACCATCAGAAACGATATAATAAGCACCTTGGGCGAGACATCCTGTATATATTTGTTCTATTTTCATCTTTTAAATATTTATTTTATTGATATTTTATGTACTGCAAATTTCTTTAAACTACTTTTCTCCCACCGCTACTTTTGTTACATAACAATTTTTAAAGTATTATTTCCTTCAAAATAATATAAACTCCCATTATCAATATGAACCATCCAAATAGAGGTTTTAATTTTTCGCCGTTGATTTTTTTTGATAATTGTGTTCCTATTACAATTCCTATTATCGCTATAAATGTCAAACTCAGTAAAAAAGTCCAATCGACTTTTACATGATTTACTGAAGAAAAAAATCCGATAATAGAATTGAAAGAGATGATGACCAAAGAAGTTCCGATGGCAACTTTCATTGGCATCTTTAGAAAATTAACCAATGCAGGAATAATCATGAAACCTCCGCCGGCTCCTACCAATCCTGTTAAAAATCCTACAACAGAACCTTCTCCTGCTGCTAAAAAAGCGTTGTTTTTTTGTAAAGATTTTGTATTGCCTTCTAATCCTTTTTTATTTTTTCGAATCATTTTGTACGAGGCAGCAATCATTAAACCTGCAAAAATTAAGAGTAAAAAAATATTTTTGGTCATCACAAAGTTTCCCATTCTAAAAATAGAATCAGGAATAAATGGTAACAGAAAATTACGGGTGAGAAAAATAGAAACGACTGATGGAATACCAAAGATTAAAACGGTTTTTACATTTACCAAACCATTTTTAAAGTAAGATACAGAGCCTACGGCGCTACTAATTCCTACGATAAAAAGTGAATATTCTGTTGCCAAAAAAGCATCAATTCCAAAAAGATAAACCAAAACCGGAACTGTAAAAATACTACCGCCACCGCCTATTAAACCTAAAG is drawn from Chryseobacterium muglaense and contains these coding sequences:
- a CDS encoding sulfite exporter TauE/SafE family protein, whose amino-acid sequence is MEIFGYIASVLIGVSLGLIGGGGSIFTVPVLVYLFGIDAFLATEYSLFIVGISSAVGSVSYFKNGLVNVKTVLIFGIPSVVSIFLTRNFLLPFIPDSIFRMGNFVMTKNIFLLLIFAGLMIAASYKMIRKNKKGLEGNTKSLQKNNAFLAAGEGSVVGFLTGLVGAGGGFMIIPALVNFLKMPMKVAIGTSLVIISFNSIIGFFSSVNHVKVDWTFLLSLTFIAIIGIVIGTQLSKKINGEKLKPLFGWFILIMGVYIILKEIIL